The following proteins are co-located in the Manihot esculenta cultivar AM560-2 chromosome 9, M.esculenta_v8, whole genome shotgun sequence genome:
- the LOC110622632 gene encoding CCR4-NOT transcription complex subunit 3 isoform X4, which translates to MGASRKLQGEIDRVLKKVQEGVDVFDSIWNKVYDTDNANQKEKFEADLKKEIKKLQRYRDQIKTWIQSSEIKDKKVSASYEQALVDARKLIEREMERFKICEKETKTKAFSKEGLGQQPKTDPKEKAKSETRDWLNNVTHLEASIVRHKSHIMKLELILRLLDNDELSPEQVNDVKDFLDDYVERNQEDFEEFSDVDELYSSLPLDKVESLEDLVTVGPPGLVKGAPIHGLKTNLVAPASASTSTSQMPAIATSAHQQATSVQEQADDTASQDSNSDIVARTPPAKSGIIGSSAASTPTMNHATPVSVGVSAPIFSSVSASSILPSSISVRGVLENAASAIPSSPATLGNSGKEEEIAGFPVHRPSPALADPGLARGIARGSLPSQPSSSIPLSSGAVPSNGALSAVTSASDIAKRSILSTDDRLVSSGMVQPLTSPLSNRMILSQTGKNNDATGMVDSSNVGEAAAIGGRVFSPSLVPGMQWRPGSSFQNQNEPGQFRARTEIAPDQREKFLQRLQQVQQQGHSTLLGMPPLAGGNHKQFSAQQNPLLQQQFNSQSSSISSQASLGLGVQAPGLSTVTSAAIQQQSIQQQNSIHQPSSPQVVMSSGVKDADVGHLKAEEQQQPQNLPDDSIPESAATSGLSKNLVNEDELKATYAMDTPTGTSASLAEPIQVPRDIDLSPGQPIQSSQPSTALGVIGRRSVSDLGAIGDNLSGSAVNSGSMHDQLYNLQMLESAYHKLPQPKDSERARSYTPKHPAATPPSYPQVQAPIVNNPGFWERLTMDSYGTDTLFFAFYYQQNTYQQYLAAKELKKQSWRYHRKYNTWFQRHEEPKVATDEYEQGTYVYFDFHIANDDLQHGWCQRIKTEFTFEYNYLEDELIV; encoded by the exons ATGGGAGCAAGCCGCAAGCTACAAGGCGAGATTGATCGCGTTCTGAAGAAGGTCCAAGAAGGCGTCGATGTTTTCGACAGCATCTGGAACAAG GTTTATGATACGGACAATGCAAATCAGAAAGAGAAATTTGAGGCAGATTTGAAAAAGGAGATAAAAAAGCTACAGAGATACAGGGATCAAATAAAAACATGGATTCAATCTAGTGAGATCAAGGATAAGAAG GTTAGTGCCTCTTACGAGCAGGCTTTAGTGGATGCTCGAAAGCTTATTGAGCGTGAAATGGAGAGATTTAAGATCTGTGAGAAGGAAACAAAAACAAAGGCATTTTCTAAGGAAGGGCTGGGCCAACAACCAAAAACT GATCCAAAGGAGAAGGCTAAATCAGAGACAAGGGATTGGTTAAACAATGTG ACACATTTGGAGGCGTCTATTGTACGACACAAGTCTCATATAATGAAGTTAGAATTGATCTTGAGGCTACTGGATAATGATGAATTGAGTCCTGAGCAGGTCAATGATGTCAAAGACTTTCTTGATGACTATGTGGAACGTAATCAG GAGGATTTTGAGGAATTTAGTGACGTTGACGAGCTTTACAGCTCATTGCCACTAGACAAGGTGGAGTCTCTTGAAGATCTTGTTACAGTTGGTCCTCCTGGGCTTGTCAAG GGTGCACCAATTCATGGCTTGAAGACTAATTTAGTAGCACCAGCATCAGCATCGACATCAACATCTCAAATGCCT GCTATTGCCACTTCTGCTCATCAACAGGCTACTTCTGTTCAGGAGCAAGCTGATGATACAGCTTCGCAGGATAGTAATTCTGATATTGTTGCCAGAACTCCACCTGCCAAAAGTGGTATTATTGGTTCTTCTGCTGCATCAACACCAACCATGAATCATGCAACTCCTGTTTCAGTTGGGGTTTCGGCTCCTATATTTTCTAGTGTTTCAGCCTCTTCAATTCTTCCAAGTTCAATTTCCGTTAGAGGTGTGCTGGAAAATGCAGCTTCTGCCATTCCTTCCTCTCCTGCAACCCTGGGAAATTCTGGGAAGGAGGAAGAAATTGCAGGCTTTCCTGTCCATCGGCCTTCACCAGCTCTTGCTGATCCTGGATTAGCAAGGGGCATTGCTAGAGGTAGCCTCCCTAGCCAGCCTTCATCTAGTATCCCTCTTAGTTCTGGTGCAGTTCCTAGCAATGGAGCTCTTAGTGCAGTAACGTCGGCATCTGACATTGCAAAAAGAAGTATTTTATCAACAGATGATAGACTTGTTAGTAGTGGAATGGTGCAACCTTTGACTTCTCCATTAAGTAATCGAATGATCTTGTCTCAGACTGGCAAGAATAATGATGCAACTGGTATGGTTGATTCTAGTAATGTTGGTGAAGCTGCTGCAATAGGTGGAAGAGTATTTTCTCCTTCTTTGGTCCCTGGCATGCAATGGAGACCTGGAAGTTCATTTCAAAATCAGAATGAGCCA GGGCAATTTCGTGCAAGAACTGAAATAGCACCTGATCAGAGGGAGAAATTTTTGCAACGCCTTCAGCAAGTCCAGCAACAAGGTCATAGCACCCTTCTTGGTATGCCACCTCTTGCTGGTGGAAATCATAAACAGTTTTCTGCCCAACAAAACCCCTTATTGCAACAG CAGTTTAATTCTCAAAGTTCATCCATCTCTTCTCAagctagtctgggactaggagtTCAGGCACCTGGTCTCAGTACTGTTACATCTGCTGCCATTCAGCAGCAATCCATTCAGCAGCAAAACTCCATCCATCAACCGTCTAGTCCTCAAGTTGTGATGTCAAGTGGTGTAAAAGATGCTG ACGTTGGCCATTTGAAAGCTGAGGAGCAGCAGCAACCTCAGAATTTACCTGATGATTCAATTCCTGAATCTGCTGCTACATCTGGGCTGAGCAAAAATCTTGTGAATGAGGATGAACTGAAAGCTACATATGCAATGGATACACCT ACAGGAACATCTGCTTCTTTGGCAGAGCCTATTCAAGTGCCTAGAGATATTGATCTCTCGCCTGGGCAACCCATACAATCCAGCCAGCCTTCTACTGCCCTTGGTGTTATTGGTCGGAGAAGTGTCTCCGACCTTGGTGCCATTGGTGATAATCTCAGTGGATCTGCTGTGAATTCTGGGTCAATGCATGATCAGTTGTACAATTTGCAGATGCTTGAGTCTGCTTATCACAAACTTCCACAACCTAAGGACTCAGAACGAGCTAGAAGCTATACTCCG AAGCACCCTGCAGCCACACCTCCCAGCTATCCTCAAGTTCAGGCACCTATTGTAAATAATCCTGGATTCTGGGAACGATTAACCATGGATAGTTATGGCACTGATACTTTATTCTTTGCATTCTACTACCAACAG aatacATATCAGCAATATTTGGCTGCAAAAGAACTAAAGAAGCAATCCTGGAGATATCACAGAAAATACAACACCTGGTTTCAACGGCACGAGGAACCCAAAGTTGCTACTGATGAATATGAACAGGGGACTTATGTTTACTTTGATTTCCATATCGCCAATGATGACCTCCAACATGGATG GTGTCAAAGAATCAAGACTGAGTTCACTTTTGAGTACAACTATCTTGAAGATGAACTTATTGTCTAG